In the genome of Candidatus Microbacterium phytovorans, one region contains:
- a CDS encoding 2-phosphosulfolactate phosphatase: MSSPFDQSRYQVRFEWGAAGLDRLAPADVVVVVDVLRFSTTVADRVGAGESVPFDGAAHAVSLNGAAVAAHAAAAGATVFLGCLRNAAATARAVLAEQVRRGGRTSIAVIAAGELASRDADAALRFAVEDQLGAGAVVDALGALGVDHTSPEAAAACESFRGLRGAVRHLLTASGSGQELLDREARDEVLHAAQTDAVAVAVALRDGTFTAA, translated from the coding sequence GTGAGCTCCCCCTTCGACCAGTCCCGCTATCAGGTCCGCTTCGAGTGGGGCGCCGCCGGACTCGACCGGCTCGCCCCTGCCGACGTCGTCGTGGTGGTCGACGTGCTGCGTTTCAGCACCACGGTCGCCGACCGCGTCGGCGCCGGCGAGTCGGTGCCGTTCGACGGAGCCGCGCACGCGGTGTCGCTGAACGGCGCGGCGGTCGCCGCTCACGCCGCGGCCGCGGGCGCGACGGTGTTCCTCGGGTGCTTGCGCAATGCGGCGGCGACGGCGCGCGCTGTCCTCGCGGAGCAGGTGCGGCGCGGGGGACGTACGAGCATCGCCGTGATCGCCGCCGGCGAGCTCGCTTCCCGAGATGCCGATGCCGCGTTGCGGTTCGCGGTCGAGGACCAGTTGGGGGCGGGAGCCGTCGTCGACGCCCTCGGAGCGCTGGGCGTCGATCACACCTCTCCGGAAGCGGCGGCGGCGTGCGAGTCGTTCCGAGGCCTCCGCGGCGCCGTGCGTCATCTGCTGACGGCGTCGGGGTCGGGTCAGGAGCTCCTCGACCGCGAAGCCCGCGACGAGGTGCTGCATGCGGCGCAGACGGATGCGGTCGCCGTCGCCGTCGCGCTGCGCGACGGCACCTTCACCGCCGCCTGA
- a CDS encoding SprT-like domain-containing protein: MTDLLDVRRDAEALMSAHLDASWTFAFDNAKRRAGACDYTRQRITLSRYLSARYDAETNRQTILHEIAHALAGARAGHGVAWKRAARAIGYTGGVTHRGETATELAPWVGVCPAGHVAYRHRRASRPTSCAKCSPRFDDRYLFSWTRREITRATRVAAMTPR, encoded by the coding sequence ATGACCGATCTGCTCGACGTCCGTCGCGACGCGGAAGCGCTCATGTCGGCGCACCTCGATGCGTCGTGGACGTTCGCGTTCGACAACGCCAAGCGCCGCGCCGGTGCCTGCGACTACACGCGCCAGCGCATCACACTGTCGCGGTACCTCTCGGCGCGCTACGACGCCGAGACCAACCGGCAGACGATCCTGCACGAGATCGCGCACGCGCTCGCGGGTGCCCGCGCGGGCCACGGCGTCGCTTGGAAGCGGGCGGCGCGCGCCATCGGCTACACCGGCGGCGTCACCCACCGCGGCGAGACGGCGACCGAGCTCGCCCCATGGGTCGGGGTATGCCCGGCCGGACACGTCGCGTACCGCCACCGCCGCGCCTCCCGCCCGACCTCGTGCGCGAAGTGCTCGCCGCGCTTCGACGACCGCTACCTCTTCTCCTGGACACGACGCGAGATCACGCGAGCCACGCGGGTCGCGGCCATGACTCCCCGTTGA
- a CDS encoding fused MFS/spermidine synthase yields MARARIEEAGPSARLSDGTLARVVPSRFAGGWELDVDGTPQSHVDLDDPTHLHFEYIARMAAVIDLLRMPGQPLTAVHLGAGALTLPRYVEHTRPGSRQQVIELEQALVDLVRENLPLPRGAQLRVRIGDARDVAGRLPAGLRGAADLVVSDVFAGAQTPAHLTTVEYYRTLASLLVPTGVLLVNVADGAGLAFARRQVATVRAVLEHVVVLAEVQTLKGRRFGNLVVAASAAPLPTTWLPRLMAAGPHPAKVAQGAELDEFARGARVSVDADAEASPKPAASVFDR; encoded by the coding sequence ATGGCGCGGGCACGGATCGAGGAGGCGGGACCCTCGGCGCGCCTGTCCGACGGAACGCTCGCACGCGTCGTGCCCAGCCGGTTCGCCGGCGGGTGGGAGCTCGACGTCGACGGCACGCCGCAGTCCCACGTCGACCTCGACGACCCCACCCATCTGCACTTCGAGTACATCGCCCGCATGGCAGCCGTCATCGACCTGCTGCGGATGCCGGGGCAGCCGCTGACCGCCGTCCACCTGGGTGCGGGCGCCCTGACGCTCCCCCGCTACGTCGAGCACACCCGGCCCGGTTCGCGCCAGCAGGTGATCGAGCTCGAGCAGGCGCTCGTCGATCTGGTGCGGGAGAACCTCCCCCTCCCCCGCGGCGCCCAGCTGCGGGTGCGGATCGGCGACGCCCGCGACGTCGCCGGACGACTTCCGGCCGGACTGCGGGGTGCCGCCGACCTCGTCGTCTCCGACGTGTTCGCCGGCGCACAGACACCCGCCCACCTCACGACTGTCGAGTACTACCGCACGCTGGCGAGCCTCCTCGTCCCGACCGGCGTGCTGCTCGTGAACGTCGCCGACGGCGCGGGTTTGGCGTTCGCGCGCCGTCAGGTGGCGACGGTGCGCGCCGTGCTCGAGCACGTCGTCGTGCTCGCCGAGGTGCAGACCCTCAAGGGGCGACGCTTCGGCAATCTCGTCGTCGCGGCCTCCGCCGCACCGCTGCCGACCACCTGGCTCCCGCGCCTCATGGCGGCCGGGCCGCACCCCGCGAAGGTGGCGCAGGGAGCGGAGCTCGACGAGTTCGCGCGCGGGGCCCGGGTGAGCGTCGATGCGGATGCCGAGGCGTCGCCGAAGCCCGCGGCATCCGTCTTCGATCGGTGA